The region AAAACACGGATTTAAATTCTCCTCTTGGATCAATTTCCTTTTGACACAAAAAGAGGTACCGTTTTATCCACGAACACCTCTCACAGTGAGAAACAAACCGGGAACCCAACATAAAAAAGTCACATCCCTGAAGGATGAACTGGTAGATGTCCTTCCCACCGGAAAAAACCAGGATGCATGGCTTGAAGTGGAAGTTTTACGCTATTCGGTTCATCCCTGTGTGGATGGAAAGGGGAAAATTTCCAAGAAATGGAAAGGTTGGATTAAGTTTGTGGATGATGCCGGTTTCCCCAATGTATGGTACCCCACTCGGGGGTGTTAAACCCTTAAAATTACTTAAAAGACTAGTTTTTATTCAAAGAGAAGGTCCTGGAGCTTTCCAAAAAAATTCCTTGAAATGGGATTTTAAACTTTTAAAACCCAAGGACGTTTACAGGTGTTGGAATACCCCATGGGAAACTTGTGGTATTGGTCCCGTTCCCCAATTGCCCGTTGGCATTGTTTCCCCAACACCGTCCGGTTCCGTCTTCAAGGAACGCACAGGAATGCCTTCCTCCTGATGATAATAATGCCACGGAGTTTAATCCAACCACCGAAACAGGGGTTCGGCTGCAATTAACCTGCAGTCCCCCGGGAGGACCACAC is a window of Nitrospiria bacterium DNA encoding:
- a CDS encoding RCC1 domain-containing protein; its protein translation is PVNVTGVLTAVDISANVTGQFTCVVLADTTVQCWGLNERGELGVGTLLGPEVCGPPGGLQVNCSRTPVSVVGLNSVALLSSGGRHSCAFLEDGTGRCWGNNANGQLGNGTNTTSFPWGIPTPVNVLGF